Below is a window of Nicotiana tabacum cultivar K326 chromosome 19, ASM71507v2, whole genome shotgun sequence DNA.
TCTACTAAAATTTAGAGAAACAAATATTTTGAGTTAAAACGAGTTAATTAATGAATCATAAgcaaacttgtccaatctcataCACTTTTACATGATGAAATTAACACTCCTCCTTTCTTCCAACCATTCAATCAGATCATTAAAAAAAGTATGTTTCTCTTCCATTTATCCTTATTTTTATAGTATGAAAATAAGATTAGCACTGAACTTTGAGGATTTGTTTTTATAGACATGTCAAAATCCGGGAAAGAATTGGCTTATCAATTATGAGGAAATcagatagaaaaagaaaagaaatatcaGGGAAGAAAAAGGTATTACACGAAAAATTCAGGGACCATTGTGTAATTACTCGAATAAGATCTACCTTAGTAGAAATTAAAATATAGTTTTGACCCCAGATTACACTGTACCAGTGCAGCGCCGCCACTTTCCCTGGCGACGTGCTTGAATTCTTCTTAGCTTCTTTTGAGCTGAGTTTGGCACGACAAAGGTTGCcttctctattatttttgcatCTCAAGTTTCTCACTTCTCATTTCTGCTACCAGAATTTCAtgatttttttagtttgttttgttttgttttcagtTAGCAATGAAGGCGTTCGAAGTTGGTGGAACCACCCTTTGTCTTGCCCTTTTCTGCGATGTTACAAATTCTAAGTACGTTATTTTCTCTCTGATGTCTTTATACAACTAATTAAGTCTGGAATTCATTTTTGTATGCCTATCTTTTGAGTAATTGTTGGTAATTATGTTGTGAATGATTACTAAAGGGCCtatctttttaaaaattatggtAGACCTTACTTGGTTTTTCCCCTATAGCTTAAATGTAAGTTGCTTGGCTGTTAACACACTGGCTTAAAGATGTAGGGGTAAATGTGCTTTATCGAAAAATCGAAAATGTCCACAAGCAATTCTGACATCTAGCCTGTGCTAAATCCAAAAAAATTAAATCAGAAACAAAATCCTAAACGAGAcccaacaagaaaaaaaaaaaaatcctaaattaggCCGAAATTGAAGTTTCTAGACATAAAACAACTGACTTTAATACGCCATAATGCCTGCATCGAAGTATCTTTGTTCGGGGTTTGCATTAGTCCATGATGTTGTCAAGGTGATAAAGATGGGGATAAAAAATGTTATCTAATAAAAAAGGAGGAGACGAAGAAAAATTGATGTTCCTATGAGGAAATGCGTGTGATACTAGAACTCATGCCCTATCGAGCAGTTATCCCATTTTGAAATTGGTTTATACAGCAGCAAATGCTAGTTACGATGGGTTCCAGTGAAACCAATTTAGTGATTAGTAAAGCCGAAGTCAATGAGGGTACTACTGGGGAGAAATTGGAACCTCGAGGACTTTTAGCATATGAGAAGGTAAGAAATAGTAAGAGCTGAAATTTtatggaagaaaaagaagaggatagaagaaggagaaaagaaataggaagaaggGAAATAACCGTTGGGAACGGAAAAAAAGTTTTAAGGAAAATGGTAATTTCAGCCTTTATTACCGTGAAATGATCTGATGTGGCATTAAAATTACTCTCTCATCATTTGAAACCACTTGTTGTGCCAGGTGGCTCTTTGGGGGGTCTAGACATTCAAATAGCCAAGTATCAGGGGTAATTAGGACCAAATTAATCTAACTGTGCACCGAATGAACGGTGCTAAGTTCAGGAGAGAACTTCTCTATCTTTCGACACAAAAATAAACACAATTTTGTCGAATGAGGGACTTATCATTTAGAATTGTCATACTAATTGTAACACTAGTCTGAGGCTTGTTGCTATACATAGCTATGCTGCACTAGTTTGCAAAAGCCTAACAGTATAAAGAAGATGTGGAAAAAATTGATCCATGACTTTTACTCTGTCATAAGATTTTCTTATATCCCGATTCAGTTGTATCCAAAATATCAAGCGTTTCCTTTTCAGGAAGTACCAGACTACATAGTTGCACTTTCAGGCTTTCTTCTGATAGCTTCATGTGCAGTAAGTACTAGAACTTATCCCCAATGCTGCCTAAACCCCCACCCCCCAGCTAAAAGAAAAAAGACTGCACTCAGCACTAGAAACAACATGGGATTAATTCATGTTTTATCTGAAAACTATACTCTACTCGGCATTAGGCATCTAGAAACAGTGGTGAAGCCCGGAAGTTTGCTAAGGGTATATATGTATAAGAAGTAATATTTGACCTATatacacaaaataattttttggtgAAGGGTATTCAGCTGACCACCTTGAGCCTATTTGGCACCAATGAGCTAAGCTAATTCACAGATCAAAAAGAGCAACAAGAAGAGACAAAATTTGTTGACAAAAAGTGTGCATCTTCTGGAAGTATAATTTTTAGGGGTATTGCCTAGAAGGAAATTGTTGTACTGTTTTGTTTTATTGAAAAATCTTTGAAAACTATGTGTATTGTGCAATCTTAGGTTTCCTGTGATCCAATTTTTGGGTGCCAACATGGAAAAGTTTGCTTTGCCAAAAAGGGAAGATACTCATTAAGTTCTAAACTGAAGTAAAAGATAATATCAGCAAATGCGAACAATTAGAATCAGAAAAATAAGTTATGCTTAATACAAAACTACATTAATGACTAAAGTTAAAATAAACCTAAGTGACCATCTTTTTCAGAGAACTACTGGATTTAATGCAGTCAGCAACTTTGGAGCCAGAAGTAGCATTTCTGAATGCATCACTTGTAAGTACACTCTTCACTCTCTCATTCAAAGCTCCCTTGTTTTTGCTTTGTGCATATCAAGCTGATTTCATTTTTGGGCATATTACAACAgattccagaagtatttcctgttTTGGCAGCTGCACACAAGGCACTTGTAGCTAAATCACGGGATTCACTGACTACACGGACCCTCCACTCTGAGCTTGTTTACAACTATTCAGGATCTAAGCATGTAAGTAGATTTAAGGCTAAATCTAATGATTGAGTGGATTTTATCCTTTTGTGGTCCATTGACTTTAGCTCTGCTTGATCGTAGTAGATATCAGAATCTTTGAAAAGATGTGGCATTGCAGATAACACAAGCTACATCCTTGCAGCACGCTTTAGTGCTTCGGTTGATGAGGTGAGGCAACATTGTTTATGTCACCCGAGTTGATTTATTGACTTCTTTTTCTTGGCGGTAATGATGTGTTCTTACTTTGCAACTAGATGGTGGCCATAGAAAAACTCATAAAGGGCAAGGAGATTGACTTGAAGGAATTGGAACAAAGAATAAACCAAGCTCAGATTCAAAAGGTGGGTGGATAGCTATCTTTTCAAGTGGTTTGGAGGAGTATGGTCATGCTTCCTTTTTCATTATGAATTAATAATTTGAAATTTGACAGCATTACAAGATATCTAATCTGGAGCTGGAGATATCATCACTTGCTGATGCCATCACCTGCAGAATTGCTGCCCGAGATGCTTTATGAGAATTGCACGCCTACgccaacaacatacccagtattatcccacaccgtgggggtctggggagggcactatttattttatctttttcatttgtaAACTGTTGTCTGAGAAATAACTTCCCGAACCTTGTGTGAAAATACCATTTTGCTACTCTGATTGCTTCATAGGCGCTATTTGGTCCCTGTTAAACATTCTCTGATGTTGTATTTTGTTTGGCTTATGTTCAATGTCGGAGAGATTCTGTAGTCACTAGTGATGGCTTATGGTTTAATTACATATAATTTAAGCGTCACAAAACTATTTTTTCGTCACATTAAAATAATTGAATATTACTCATTTTAAATGTCAAGTCACTAAATCTTATATACCATTATAGTATTAGTAATATAATTATCTTTTGTCACGTTAAAGTAATTGTTTTTTATCTACTACAATAGTAAAGTCCAATACTTTACCTACTGTGACAACAAAACCTACCTATCAAGGTGATTTTACTCTTAAATGGGTAAAATTTTGGGACTTTATTGTTATAATAATGAGTAAAGTTTTGTGGCTTTACTGTTGTAACAGAAAAAATTAAGTTACTTTAATATGACGAGATGGTTCTATAACTTTATGCTACAGTGAGTAAAGTTCGATTACTGTAATGTAACAAAAATAGTTTTGAATTGTATGGTTTAGTCAGGAAAGTGCAGTCGCTATACGTGAAATTCACTTTATGCCTAATCTGGCATTATAAAAGAAAATGCGAAGAATTACCTGATATCACCTCCTGTGCAAGATAGGCCACCGTAATCTTAACAACTTAAGTTGGATGACAAGAGAACTTAGCTGCCAGATTCAATTCTAAAACTTGTTCCAGAATTTATTACTTATTTGACACTTAAGTTAATCTTGCATCACAACTCGACCTACGAGCACTGGCAAGTAAAAGTGTGCAAAGACCCTTCTAGATTGTACTGTTCATGCACAGTGGAAGGCTAGAATTGATATGCCAACAGAAAATCATAGGGCTTGAATTTATTTGACTTGAATTATATGCACAAACTTCTTCATCCAAACATTCTCTGACACAATATCTTGCACGTCATAACTCATAAGAATTCCACTCGTACTTACAGTATGCGGTTTAAAAAGCAGTTTGTAAAACATAAACACAAACAAATAAACGATAAAACAATACAGGGatcgtaaaaaaaaaaatgaactcAAACCTTCCTACATACACAATAGAAAGTTTTTCTTGCACGCATTGATCAAATCACCGGTCAACTAGTTCCCAGCCCCCGCTTCTTGCCAGACATGCTGATGGAAGTAACTTTCATTGGAGTTGCCACAACCAAAGGAGCTTCTGGTGAGTCACTGACGGCATATTTGTCATGCATGAAACGACTCTCAACAACTGACTCATCCTTTGGCACTATCTTGTAACAATAGCAACTCTTCAGCCCTTGCTGATTCTGATAGCAACGGTGAGCACTGTCCTTCACCTGCTGGAAATTCCATATCACGCTAAACTTGCCTACTGCTGCAACCAAGTGGCGTTCTTGTTTTCCACTTTCAGTAACCTGGAAAATGACATACAAGGCAGGTCAGGTTATTCACCTACTTTCAGCTTGAGGaatagaaaacacaagcatgcaCAGTTACTACAGTATAGACCTACATCAGAGAAGGAAAAACATATAAAAGGGTAAAACCTGCCGCGGGACAAACAAATTCTCATGCAACAAACATTAACCAGATCTTCAGTGGATCTGGTGCAAGTTGTAACAATAGTCAAATTCAAGTTATACTTCCGTCAATCGACAGCTGCGGTAGAGGTCATATTACATGCCCATGACCTGCTGCAAGCACGGTAACAAAAGATGGTAGGCAGCTAAAGAAGAGGACTCCCAGTGGTATAGACAAATGTGAGAAGCTTGCTAAGACAAAGAAGTGCAACAGTCCACCACTCTATTGCCAACTTCCAAAATCTGCTTCAGAATATAGAAAAAAGTATCCCATAGCCTAACAAAATATGGAAGCAAAGAAGATATTGCACTGTCAGCTATTTCAGAAATTGCTAGTTTCAGGGTTTCAGCAGCCAATTGGAGTTCTCATCTTGAATATATAAGCTTTTATTGGAGAAATACTATTTTTCACCAACCAAGAATTAAAATTTTTTAGCACTCCTACGATAGAGGCATTAAGTTTCAGAATATTTCCCATTGGTTAATCATCCTGAGAAAGAGATATAACTGTTTTGTTGCAGGAAACTTTTAAACATCTGGTTCATTCAGAACAGATAATTTggtcaataaataaagaaaagaaggatTACTGCCACTATAAAGAATAAATCGAGGCTGATGACTAAAAGGATCGAGATTTAAATTGCAGCATAGTGGAATCTGAGGTGAGAAAAGCTGATTAGGAAATCATATTTCGAAGAAGCTACATATAGTATACAAGGAAATGAGCAACCATCATGGATGCGGTAACCTCCAAGGTATGGAGAAAAGCAGGTTGCAGACATCACATATGCTAAACTTCCATAACTTCATGGCAAGAGGCAACAAAAAGAAGCTATAGTAAAGCTTTAAACTTATAATTTATGATCTCCGGCaaacaaggaaaaaaaaacaGTGCGAAAGTGTCATTACGTATGCCATACAAATCATTACAGtcaaggatttttttttttttgttaataaagTCATTAAAGTCCAAGGTCATTGCATTTACTAAAGTTGCATAAGAGCCTATACGGAAGTAGCAACAACCAACTTATATGAACTCACAACACAACGGACAGCTTTCATGGAGTTAACAATGTAATGCCCCTTCAACAAACAAGTAACATGACAATAGCAATTACCTATAGAGTACTTATATGTTAAGCAGCTAAATAAATTAAGCATGCTTACCCATGAGAAATGGCCACCATGGAACTTGTTATTTGCCCCAGCCATATGCGCATCAACTGGAGTCAGCTTTAAAAATCTTGGGGCAGGGATTTTATTTCCCATTCGACCAGTAAAACCCGTTTTGGTCTTCCCATCCTTATCAGTAAACAAACTGCATATCAAGATCAAATATGTATCTGTCGTGCCAAGTATCCATTTGCCATCATAAGTAACATCAACATGTGTAATCGGAGAGCCAAGCCCAGGGAATGCAGTCTTTGCTTGCCTCATCGAGGTCTTCGAGTACAAACGAATCTTCCCATCAAGTGATCCAACTACAATGGAGCCATCACCAGTCGTGGCAAAGCATTGAAAATTTGTCCCTCTAGAGAACTGGTGCCCTTGTGTCCAATGCAAAACAGGAGAACTTGTATTGGCTAATGTCTGAACAATTCCTTTCTTATCACGCATGTCCCACTGACACAGCCGGTTATCATCCAAGCCCAAAAATGTCGATTCAGAAGGATCCAACTGTGACCCTTTTGTATCATTTGTTATATCCTTCATGGTAATATCAGTCCCGTCCTTCTCAAACTTCCATTCAGTGACAATCTTCCCGGTCTCAATATCCAATTGGTGAAGCCCCGTAGATCGAGGCTTCCCTTCCTTAAAAGGGCTCATTAGCATCATATTAGTTTCTCCACGCATCAAAAGAGCCTTTTTTGGGGTTGAACTTCCCCTCTTATCCttttcatcaaatttcacatAAACACCTTTCCCATGGATCCCATGGCTGAAATTTTTCACAACTTGCACCCCTGAATCATTCACAAGAAAACTATTATCCAAAGCCCCTAATGCCAGACTCTGAATTCCTCCACCAGTAGCAGCTTCCTCAAACTCCTCCAGCAAATCTTGGCTATCCCTCACCGGCGTCATGGGACTCTTCCCACTACCCTTCCACACTCCAGAATCTGCATCTTCCCACATTGCATCATCTGATTCCTCAGGTCTTAACCATCCAACAAATTCCTTTCCGTAAATCTTCACTTTATTTGCCTCTGTAGCCTCCATTCCATACACATTCTCAAACAAACAATCTTGAAACTTACTAATAAAACCCCTATACTCATCATCCACAAAGAATTTCAAAGCCCACACTCCTTTATCCACAAA
It encodes the following:
- the LOC107774750 gene encoding uncharacterized protein LOC107774750, with product MKAFEVGGTTLCLALFCDVTNSKELLDLMQSATLEPEVAFLNASLIPEVFPVLAAAHKALVAKSRDSLTTRTLHSELVYNYSGSKHISESLKRCGIADNTSYILAARFSASVDEMVAIEKLIKGKEIDLKELEQRINQAQIQKHYKISNLELEISSLADAITCRIAARDAL
- the LOC107774751 gene encoding protein CYPRO4-like, translated to MGASHSREGLELSDDSDYDDDEESTKTESEEQYEDAADDHASTRTPPVSSKTLDEVDSKLKALKLKYGSAETPSNLKNAVRLYLHVGGNTPKAKWITSQKLAYYEFVKTLKIDGDDEDDDYELSSREGFWVLNVGKKIRAKVSTDMQLKMFGDQRRVDFVDKGVWALKFFVDDEYRGFISKFQDCLFENVYGMEATEANKVKIYGKEFVGWLRPEESDDAMWEDADSGVWKGSGKSPMTPVRDSQDLLEEFEEAATGGGIQSLALGALDNSFLVNDSGVQVVKNFSHGIHGKGVYVKFDEKDKRGSSTPKKALLMRGETNMMLMSPFKEGKPRSTGLHQLDIETGKIVTEWKFEKDGTDITMKDITNDTKGSQLDPSESTFLGLDDNRLCQWDMRDKKGIVQTLANTSSPVLHWTQGHQFSRGTNFQCFATTGDGSIVVGSLDGKIRLYSKTSMRQAKTAFPGLGSPITHVDVTYDGKWILGTTDTYLILICSLFTDKDGKTKTGFTGRMGNKIPAPRFLKLTPVDAHMAGANNKFHGGHFSWVTESGKQERHLVAAVGKFSVIWNFQQVKDSAHRCYQNQQGLKSCYCYKIVPKDESVVESRFMHDKYAVSDSPEAPLVVATPMKVTSISMSGKKRGLGTS